Proteins encoded in a region of the Bicyclus anynana chromosome 9, ilBicAnyn1.1, whole genome shotgun sequence genome:
- the LOC112044769 gene encoding ribonucleoside-diphosphate reductase large subunit yields the protein MVGKSNKLYVLKRDGRMEEVHIDKITSRIKKLCYGLNMDFVDPVSITLKVINGIYSGVTTVELDNLAAETAATMTTDHPDYAILAARLAISNLHKETKKHFSEVMADLYNIVNPFTKKRTPMISELHYNIMKNNKDRLDSAIVYDRDFKYNYFGFKTLERSYLLKIDNKVAERPQHMLMRVSIGIHGEDIDAAINTYNLMSEKYFTHASPTLFSAATPRPQLSSCFLIAMKDDSIEGIYDTLKQCALISKSAGGIGVHVHCIRAKGTYIAGTNGVSNGLVPMLRVYNNTARYVDQGGNKRPGAFAVYLEPWHADIFEFLDLKKNTGKEEVRARELFYALWIPDLFMKRVEKNEKWSLMCPHNSPGLADCWGEEFEALYEKYEQENRFVKQVSAQILWKAIIESQVETGTPFMLYKDSCNRKSNQKNLGTIKCSNLCTEIVEYTSSDEVAVCNLASIAVNMFVENKTFNFEKLKQVTKIATQNLNKIIDVNFYPVPEAKNSNTRHRPIGIGVQGMADAFVLMRIPYESKEAILLNQQIFETIYYGALEASCELAEKDGVYSTYEGSPASQGILQYDMWNKTPTDLWDWAALKEKIAKHGLRNSLLLAPMPTASTAQILGNNESFEPFTSNIYQRRVLSGEFQVVNHHLLTDLTQADLWDDEMKNLIIHNNGSIQNIEKIPKEIRDLYKTVWEISVKTTIQMAADRGAFIDQSQSFNIHVAEPNYGKLTSIHFYAWKMGLKTGMYYLRTKPAANAIQFTVDKSKVKLANGNTQKDEANMSMIACSLLNKDDCLSCGS from the exons ATGGTCGGCAAAAGCAACAAGCTGTATGTCCTCAAGAGAG ATGGACGAATGGAAGAAGTTCATATCGATAAAATTACTTCTAGAATCAAGAAACTATGCTACGGATTAAATATGGATTTCGTGGATCCC GTTAGCATAACTTTAAAAGTTATTAATGGCATATATTCTGGAGTCACAACTGTGGAGCTGGACAATTTGGCGGCGGAAACTGCAGCCACCATGACTACCGACCATCCAGACTATGCAATACTAGCTGCAAGATTAGCAATTTCAAATTTACACAAGGAAACCAAGAAGCACTTCTCAG AGGTTATGGCtgatttatataatattgtcaatcCTTTCACAAAGAAAAGAACACCAATGATATCAGAACTGCATTAcaacattatgaaaaataacaaagatagaTTGGATTCTGCAATTGTTTATGACAGagattttaaatacaattattttggaTTCAAAACATTAGAGAGATCATACTTATTGAAAATCGACAATAAG gtAGCAGAACGACCACAGCACATGTTAATGCGTGTCTCTATTGGTATTCACGGAGAAGATATTGATGCTGCTATTAACACTTACAACTTGATGTCAGAAAAATACTTTACTCATGCAAGCCCAACACTTTTCTCAGCTGCTACGCCTAGGCCTCAACTTTCTTCATGTTTTCTCATTGCCATGAAGGACGATAGCATTGAAGGGATTTATGATACCCTAAAACAATGTGCACTAATATCAAAGTCGGCAGGCGGCATTGGTGTTCACGTCCATTGTATCAGAGCCAAAGGAACATATATTGCTGGGACTAATGGAGTATCAAATGGTCTGGTCCCTATGCTGAGAGTGTACAATAACACAGCAAGATATGTTGACCAGGGAGGTAACAAACGCCCTGGAGCCTTTGCTGTATATTTGGAACCTTGGCATGCAGATATATTTGAAtttttggatttaaaaaaaaatactggcaAGGAAGAAGTTCGGGCAAGAGAACTTTTTTACGCTCTTTGGATACCTGATTTGTTTATGAAAAGAGTTGAAAAGAATGAGAAATGGAGTTTGATGTGTCCACACAACTCTCCTGGATTAGCAGACTGCTGGGGTGAAGAATTCGAGGCTctgtatgaaaaatatgaacAGGAAAATAGATTTGTGAAGCAAGTCAGTGCACAAATATTATGGAAAGCCATTATAGAATCGCAAGTTGAAACTGGAACCCCTTTCATGCTTTATAAAGATTCTTGCAACCGTAAAAGCAATCAAAAAAATCTCGGTACTATTAAATGCAGTAATTTATGCACTGAAATAGTTGAGTACACTTCATCTGACGAAGTTGCAGTATGCAATTTGGCTTCCATTGCAGTAAATATGTTTGTTGAGAACAAAACATTTAACTTTGAGAAATTAAAACAAGTCACTAAAATTGCTACAcagaatttgaataaaattattgatgttAATTTCTACCCAGTCCCAGAAGCTAAAAACTCTAACACAAGACACAGACCCATTGGTATTGGGGTTCAGGGTATGGCTGACGCATTTGTGTTGATGAGGATTCCATATGAAAGTAAAGAGGCTATACTTCTCAATCAACAAATCTTTGAAACAATTTATTATGGTGCACTAGAGGCCAGCTGTGAATTAGCTGAAAAAGATGGAGTTTACAGCACTTATGAGGGAAGTCCAGCGAGTCAAGGTATTTTGCAATATGACATGTGGAATAAGACTCCCACTGACCTTTGGGATTGGGCTGCACTTAAGGAAAAAATTGCAAAACATGGTCTCCGTAATTCCCTTTTATTAGCACCAATGCCTACTGCGTCTACTGCACAAATCCTTGGAAACAATGAATCTTTTGAACCGTTTACATCAAATATATATCAACGAAGAGTGTTGTCTGGTGAATTTCAAGTCGTTAATCATCATCTTCTGACTGATCTAACGCAGGCGGACCTCTGGgatgatgaaatgaaaaatcttATAATCCACAATAATGGTTCCAtacaaaacattgaaaaaatccCAAAAGAAATAAGAGACTTGTATAAGACAGTGTGGGAAATTTCCGTCAAAACGACCATACAAATGGCTGCCGACAGAGGTGCATTCATAGACCAGAGTCAGTCCTTCAATATACATGTAGCCGAGCCAAATTATGGGAAACTAACTTCCATACATTTCTATGCATGGAAAATGGGGCTCAAAACAGGAATGTATTATTTACGAACGAAACCAGCTGCTAATGCAATTCAATTTACAGTTGATAAGTCTAAAGTAAAATTAGCCAATGGAAATACTCAAAAAGATGAAGCCAATATGTCTATGATTGCTTGTTCCTTGTTAAACAAGGACGACTGCTTGAGCTGCGGATCTTGA
- the LOC112044790 gene encoding magnesium transporter NIPA2, with amino-acid sequence MESQDYDHVSFLIGLSLAISSSIFIGSSFIIKKIALMKMNTLGNTRPSAGGYSYLKQWIWWLGFLTMGIGEAANLVAYAFAPAALVTPLGALSVLVAAVLSAKFLNEKLNISGKIGCFLCILGSVIFVVHSPKHDEIQQFSELTTKLSDSIFLSYIFTILIMTLIVKVIFVPRFGNTSIIVYILICSAVGSLTVVFCKGVALGIKESINSDINNISSFIFWLLLIMSIICIMIQMNYLNKALDIFNTNIVTPVYYVMFTVLVIIASGILFREWEQMEMYDIVGCLCGFFILIVAVFTLNTFKEKSFTFDLRHRMSIQEENFFSADIFIFCT; translated from the exons ATGGAAAGTCAAGATTATGATCATGTATCATTTTTAATTGGTCTCAGTTTAGCAATATCATCAAGTATATTTATAGGGTCAagtttcattataaaaaaaattgctctaATGAAAATGAACACTTTAGGGAACACTAGACCTTCGGCAGGAGGTTATTCATATTTGAAGCAGTGGATATGGTGGCTAGGTTTCTTAACAA TGGGTATAGGCGAAGCGGCGAACCTTGTTGCTTATGCATTTGCTCCTGCAGCTCTGGTGACTCCTTTAGGTGCTCTGAGTGTGCTTGTTGCTGCTGTACTATCTGCTAAATTCCTAaatgaaaaacttaatatttctgGCAAG ATTGGCTGTTTTTTGTGTATCCTGGGCTCAGTTATTTTTGTTGTGCATTCACCTAAACATGATGAAATACAACAATTTTCAGAACTTACTACAAAGTTAAGTGATAGTATTTTTCTGAGTTATATTTtcacaattttaattatgacaTTAATTGTTAAGGTAATATTTGTACCACGGTTTGGTAATACAAGTATCAtagtatatatactaatatgttCAGCAGTAGGCAGTTTGACTGTAGTTTTCTGTAAAGGTGTAGCTTTAGGCATTAAAGAAAGTATTAATagtgatataaataatatttctagtTTCATATTTTGGTTATTGCTCATAATGAGTATTATTTGTATCATGATACAaatgaactatttaaataaGGCACTTGATATATTCAATACAAATATAGTTACACCAGtttattatgttatgtttaCAGTATTAGTTATCATAGCATCTGGTATTTTGTTTAGGGAATGGGAACAAATGGAAATGTATGATATTGTGGGCTGCTTGTGtggtttctttattttaatagtagcAGTCTTTACACTAAACACctttaaagaaaaaagttttacttttgaTTTAAGACATAGGATgtctatacaggaagaaaatttttttagtgcggatatttttatattttgtacataa